In the Paroedura picta isolate Pp20150507F chromosome 15, Ppicta_v3.0, whole genome shotgun sequence genome, one interval contains:
- the TAS1R3 gene encoding taste receptor type 1 member 3 — translation MATFLLLGISLGGTVARAELCISSQFRKPGDYLLGGLFPLQVLTTNTMERMLPDVYTCERMYAAGLVWALGMRFAVEEINNSTTLLPGIKLGFDIYDDCVEPIVALQPSLLFLAETGSNSVGILCNYTNYRPRVLAVIGPHSSEIGAVTAKLLSFFLIPQISYGATAEKLNSEEMYPSFFRTVPSDRIQLDAMVELLLSFKWNWIAAVGSDNEYGREGLGLLSSVVVRKGICIAYEGLIPADAARFEQEKALVPTIQSINKTNVNVVVLFSSDRPVRALFKECLRLGLGQKVWLATEAWVMSEVVTTIKHVESIGTVIGFIVKGGNVSRFGEYVGRLLEMTQQRPFCEASRKEASEVGSDVLGPQCPQCDRISLENISSVLEHRQTFAVYTAVYGVAHALHNALGCGSRRCAKSGVKPWQLLEEIKTLNFSIGNESFHFDRDRSINKGYEVIGWRWLDGQIRYASLGVFNGTLSINKSELQFHTENQKEPTSQCLTTCQPGQIRRMKGFHLCCYDCIDCEEGTFCSKTDASACTPCPEHQWSPQRSTQCYDRSEKYLFWSEPVSLVLLGLLLFALALTCLVGALFLKHLRTPVVQAAGGAMSLLALCSLAVMCASTCLYLGKPSSAACKLAQPLFALSLNVCFSTVLAKALQIVLAHDFPSSRRTFVHTLIREQPWSIVASCVLVESLFCFWFVYAVPSIVAHNYALLPAQVLIQCRIQSWPAFALIHGYNVALAFTSFLCTFMVQMPAKKYNVARGITFSMIAYFATVVFFIPTYASTRQEHQPTVQMGATLLSALGLLACLYLPKCYIIWFKPDWNTRGYFQDYTRETVEEKDSQD, via the exons ATGGCGACATTCCTCCTGCTCGGTATCAGTTTGGGCGGGACTGTGGCTCGGGCAGAACTCTGCATCTCTTCCCAGTTTAGAAAACCCGGAGACTATCTGCTGGGCGGATTGTTCCCTTTACAAGTCCTCACCACCAACACGATGGAACGGATGCTGCCGGACGTTTACACGTGCGAGAG GATGTATGCCGCGGGTCTTGTCTGGGCTCTGGGGATGAGGTTTGCCGTGGAGGAGATCAACAACTCCACCACGCTGCTGCCGGGGATCAAGCTGGGCTTCGACATCTACGATGACTGCGTGGAGCCCATCGTGGCCCTCCAGCCCAGTCTGCTGTTCCTCGCCGAGACAGGCAGCAACAGCGTTGGGATTCTTTGCAACTATACCAACTACCGGCCCCGGGTGCTAGCGGTCATCGGGCCCCACAGCTCAGAAATCGGTGCTGTTACCGCCAAGCTCCTTAGCTTCTTCCTGATCCCGCAG ATCAGCTACGGCGCCACGGCAGAGAAGCTGAACAGCGAGGAAATGTACCCATCTTTCTTCCGCACGGTGCCAAGCGACAGGATCCAGCTGGACGCCATGGTGGAGCTCCTCCTCTCGTTCAAGTGGAACTGGATCGCGGCCGTCGGCAGCGACAACGAATACGGCCGCGAGGGCCTGGGCCTCCTGTCCTCCGTGGTGGTCCGCAAAGGGATATGCATCGCCTATGAGGGGCTGATCCCAGCCGACGCCGCGCGCTTCGAGCAGGAGAAGGCGCTGGTGCCCACCATCCAGTCCATCAACAAGACCAACGTCAACGTCGTCGTCCTCTTTTCCAGCGACCGGCCCGTCCGGGCTCTCTTCAAGGAGTGTCTCCGGCTCGGGCTGGGCCAGAAGGTGTGGCTGGCGACCGAGGCCTGGGTGATGTCCGAGGTGGTCACCACCATCAAGCACGTGGAGTCCATCGGGACCGTCATCGGCTTCATCGTCAAGGGCGGCAACGTCTCCCGCTTCGGCGAGTACGTCGGACGGCTCCTCGAGATGACCCAGCAGCGGCCTTTCTGCGAGGCTTCCCGGAAGGAGGCGAGCGAGGTGGGCTCGGACGTCCTGGGGCCGCAGTGCCCGCAGTGCGACCGCATTTCCCTCGAGAACATCAGCAGCGTGCTGGAGCATCGGCAGACCTTCGCCGTCTACACGGCCGTCTACGGCGTGGCCCACGCGCTGCACAATGCGCTGGGCTGCGGAAGCAGGCGGTGCGCCAAGAGCGGCGTCAAACCTTGGCAG ctgctggaggaaatCAAGACGCTCAATTTCAGCATCGGAAACGAGTCGTTCCATTTCGACCGAGACCGCAGCATCAACAAGGGCTACGAGGTCATCGGGTGGCGCTGGCTGGACGGCCAGATCCGGTACGCCTCGCTTGGAGTGTTCAATGGGACCCTGAGCATCAACAAATCCGAGCTCCAATTTCACACCGAAAACCAAAAG GAGCCTACATCTCAGTGCCTTACGACATGCCAACCTGGGCAGATCCGCCGGATGAAAGGTTTCCACCTGTGCTGTTACGACTGCATTGACTGTGAGGAGGGCACGTTCTGCAGCAAAACAG ACGCCTCGGCCTGCACTCCCTGTCCCGAGCACCAATGGTCTCCCCAGCGCAGCACACAGTGCTACGACCGCAGCGAGAAGTATCTCTTCTGGTCGGAACCCGTGTCCCTGGTCTTGCTGGGCCTGCTGCTCTTCGCCTTGGCCCTCACCTGCCTGGTGGGGGCGCTGTTCCTGAAGCACCTCCGCACCCCTGTGGTGCAGGCCGCCGGGGGCGCCATGAGTCTCTTGGCCCTCTGCTCCCTCGCTGTCATGTGCGCCAGCACCTGCCTCTACCTGGGGAAGCCCAGCTCCGCTGCCTGCAAGCTCGCCCAGCCCCTCTTCGCCCTCTCCCTCAACGTCTGCTTCTCCACCGTCCTGGCCAAAGCGTTGCAGATCGTCCTGGCCCACGACTTCCCCAGCAGCCGGCGCACCTTCGTGCACACCCTCATCCGGGAGCAGCCGTGGTCCATCGTGGCCTCCTGCGTCCTCGTCGAAAGCCTCTTCTGCTTTTGGTTCGTCTACGCCGTCCCGTCGATTGTGGCCCACAACTACGCCCTCTTGCCGGCCCAAGTCCTGATCCAGTGCAGGATCCAGTCTTGGCCCGCCTTTGCCCTGATCCACGGGTACAACGTCGCCCTGGCGTTCACCTCTTTCCTCTGCACCTTCATGGTGCAGATGCCGGCCAAGAAGTACAACGTGGCACGGGGCATCACCTTCAGCATGATCGCGTACTTCGCCACCGTGGTCTTCTTCATCCCCACTTACGCGTCCACCAGGCAAGAGCACCAGCCCACTGTGCAGATGGGCGCCACTTTGCTGAGTGCtttgggcctcctggcctgcctcTACTTGCCCAAATGCTACATCATCTGGTTTAAGCCGGACTGGAACACCAGGGGCTATTTCCAAGACTACACTCGAGAGACGGTGGAGGAGAAGGACTCTCAGGATTAG